The Dethiosulfovibrio salsuginis genome includes a window with the following:
- a CDS encoding type II toxin-antitoxin system RelE family toxin encodes MAWTIEYDVAAVKDLKHIGKQEAKRIMDYMEKRIAGQDNPRSLGKSLKGPLGAFWRYRVGDYRLICSIEDKKVTILVVRIGHRGDVYKKG; translated from the coding sequence TTGGCCTGGACGATTGAGTACGACGTTGCGGCAGTAAAGGACCTAAAGCACATAGGCAAGCAAGAAGCTAAGCGAATCATGGACTATATGGAGAAACGTATAGCCGGACAAGACAATCCCAGGTCTTTAGGCAAGTCTCTTAAGGGGCCTCTTGGAGCCTTTTGGCGTTATAGAGTCGGAGATTACCGCCTGATATGCTCGATCGAAGACAAGAAAGTCACCATTCTGGTGGTACGTATAGGCCACAGAGGAGACGTGTACAAAAAAGGATAG
- the relB gene encoding type II toxin-antitoxin system RelB family antitoxin has product MLAIRLDEQLSSRLEALAKKTGRTKSWYARKAIEDYLDDMEDAALAAAAYEEDLLDNRESSSLADVRHRLGLDPTFRINPNDFMI; this is encoded by the coding sequence ATGCTTGCCATAAGATTGGACGAACAGCTCTCTTCACGACTCGAAGCTCTGGCGAAGAAAACCGGCAGAACAAAAAGCTGGTATGCCCGTAAAGCCATCGAAGACTATCTTGACGATATGGAAGACGCCGCCCTTGCTGCTGCCGCATACGAGGAAGATCTTCTCGACAACAGGGAATCTTCGTCTTTAGCCGACGTGAGGCATCGACTTGGTTTGGACCCGACTTTCCGCATTAACCCCAATGATTTTATGATTTAA
- a CDS encoding PBECR4 domain-containing protein, producing the protein MRLADSDNNQPLKLEGVEDILPLHPFSWRVILRMMRKDKILSMIFSMAQDYSLYFENKNMLFVYSDSNGLQNIESLFLGHHFRHLTGIKTTLRPNDFYKRALAKRLSENDLGQVESVVELKLEAFLLLKNALEKGCSISIGRKNQGIGYRIYSDLLVGTTKACLGFVEDSGSDFYVPNTLLKADIRKEAQKSFPVLLVCIKNKKEPFYRVSFCREGFDRSCLPDEILSRVEAS; encoded by the coding sequence TTGAGGCTGGCGGACAGCGATAATAATCAGCCATTGAAGTTAGAGGGTGTAGAGGATATTCTTCCTCTACACCCTTTTTCATGGAGAGTGATTCTGAGGATGATGAGAAAAGACAAAATTTTATCAATGATCTTCTCTATGGCCCAAGACTATAGCCTGTATTTTGAGAACAAAAATATGTTGTTCGTATATAGTGACAGCAATGGCCTTCAGAATATTGAGTCGTTGTTTTTAGGGCACCATTTCCGGCATCTTACCGGTATAAAGACTACGCTTCGTCCCAATGACTTTTACAAGCGGGCTTTGGCCAAGAGACTCTCCGAAAATGATCTTGGGCAAGTTGAATCAGTTGTGGAGCTAAAACTTGAAGCCTTTCTACTTTTGAAAAATGCCCTGGAAAAGGGGTGCTCAATTAGCATAGGGAGAAAAAATCAAGGTATTGGTTATCGGATTTATTCTGATTTGCTTGTGGGAACAACAAAAGCTTGTCTGGGATTCGTTGAGGACAGTGGAAGTGATTTCTACGTCCCTAACACGCTTCTAAAGGCAGACATCCGAAAAGAAGCTCAAAAGAGCTTCCCGGTCTTATTGGTCTGCATAAAGAATAAAAAAGAACCCTTTTACAGGGTCAGTTTTTGCCGAGAGGGGTTTGATCGCTCCTGCCTTCCGGACGAAATCCTGTCTAGGGTAGAAGCCTCTTAG
- the relB gene encoding type II toxin-antitoxin system RelB family antitoxin, which translates to MPTPLSIRLDEETGGRLDRLSKATGRTKAFYVRKLIEDNIDDMEDYYLAAEAMALSRKKGAKPLSSEEVRRELGLDD; encoded by the coding sequence ATGCCTACACCGTTATCCATCCGTCTCGACGAAGAGACAGGAGGGAGACTGGACCGCCTCTCCAAGGCTACAGGGAGAACCAAAGCCTTCTATGTCCGAAAATTAATAGAGGATAATATCGACGACATGGAGGATTATTACCTCGCTGCTGAAGCTATGGCCTTAAGCAGAAAAAAAGGGGCTAAGCCGTTAAGCTCAGAAGAAGTGAGGCGTGAACTTGGCCTGGACGATTGA